In Candidatus Eisenbacteria bacterium, the genomic stretch GAAGAGACATGCACATGCAGGTCGAAACGATCCATGAGGGGGCCGGAGATGCGGTTGAGGTAGCGGTGTTTCTGCCCTTCCGAGCAGCGGCACGGCTTCCGGCTTGAATCGCTGGAGCCGCTTTGTCCGCAAGGGCATCCCTGCGTTGCCATTTTGTGATCTCACTCTCCGAACGCCGAAACCCCTTGATAGAGCATATCCTACAGAACTCCAGACCATCGGGGATCATGTCCGAAAGCGCCGGTTAGACCTCGGACTCACCCAACAGGAGGTTGCGTTGATGATGGGGGTTAATAAGACAACTATCTTCAATTGGGAGGCCGGAAGGGTTGCCCCGGACCTTCATGCGTTGCCAGAAGTTCTCAAGTTCCTTGGGTACGATCCCCGCCCACAGGCCGACACTTTTCCTGAGCGGATCCGACAGCTCCGCCAGGGACTCGGGCTATCACTGGAGGAGTTGGCAGCAAAGATCGGGGTCGATCCCTCGACAATCCAGAAATGGGAACGACTCGGATTTCGCCCCCGTCCCCGGCTCTTTGCCCGCCTCGCCAAAATCCTCAGCATCCCCGAGCCGCCGGAGGGTGCTCCCCTGGGGGATCGCCTCCGCGCCCGACGGCTGGCGCTCGGACTGACCCAGGCAGAAGCTGAGGCACAGATCGGGGTCAGTCAGGACACGCTCTCCAGGTGGGAGCTTGGACGAATCCAGCCGCAGGGGGAAAAAATCAGGCAAACGCGCAGTGTGCTAGGCATTGAAACGTCTGCAGCAGAGCCCTGAATCGGCAGCGAGGCCTGCTACCTGGGCCGTTTGGTTGTGTCGCCATCAGTACGAATATCGGCGGATCGAGTGACTTCAAATTCCTACACGACCGACCATCGCCTACTTGGAATTGACCCGAATTAAAACTTGGCATATCCTCCCTGCAGATCGCACCCGGGCCTAATAACAGAGATAGACGGAGCCGTTCCCCGGGGAAATCACAAATTCAGGCGGAGGTGGAGATGCGGCCGCACCATCATCGCAACCGAAGAAAGCAAGGATCCATTCATCCCGGCACTGGGGAAGTGGATTATCCTATCTCCTCCCATGGATCGATTCTCACAACACAGCAGTTGACATCAAAGGTACTCAAGAAAATTGCGATTTGGGTCTTCAGACCTTCGATCTCCATGGATGGGAATGATCGATAACTGATCGTGGTCAAGGAGAAGGCCTAATTCCACCGTGAACTTACGTCCATTCATGCTGGAATTTATGTCCAACGTCGTTCCGGACGTAACTTCGTGAACGGAAGAGTCAGAAAACATAGGAGAGCTTAACAATGAGCAATACAAGAGACAGACGCACATTGAACCCGAATTGCATTCCAGGAATTTTAATTTTTAAAATCTGCTTCGTTTGCACATTTGCTTTGCTGGGCATTTCCTATGCCGTGGATGGTCCATCGCCGAATGTTGGCACTGACTATGATTTTGATCCCAGATTGGTTCATATTGAGTCGATAGGAGATTACGATCGAATCACTTATGAGGGAGCCGAGCAGGATTATAGTCAAAGACGGATCGGTCATCCGCAACTCCCCATTCTCGGCAAGTGGTTTATTCTACCCGATCAGATGAAGATCGAACGCTTGGATGTGACCGTCGCCAGGTGGGATACACTCCCGGGTACCTACCTTCCCACCCCAATCCAATCTGATGATGGAACGGAGTGGATTGACCCCGACATGCCCACATAGGATTCCGAGAATGCATATCCGGAGCAATTTCATCTTGTTGTCAAAGATGGTTTTATGCGCGGCTATCACCTGGGAAAAGTTGTACTATATCCTCTTCGATACTTGCCATCTCAACGACGGCTCTTAATAGCCCGAAATGTGAACCTGGAAGTTCAGCTTGCGAGAATGTCTCCGGAAGAAAATGCCAAAGTCTTTCGAATCCGTCGACCTGAAGCCCGCGATACCCGCCTAAAAACAGAAGTGGCGTGGATCCGGAATCTAGTGGAAAATCCCCTACTT encodes the following:
- a CDS encoding ATP-binding protein, which encodes MATQGCPCGQSGSSDSSRKPCRCSEGQKHRYLNRISGPLMDRFDLHVHVSS
- a CDS encoding transcriptional regulator, producing MPFCDLTLRTPKPLDRAYPTELQTIGDHVRKRRLDLGLTQQEVALMMGVNKTTIFNWEAGRVAPDLHALPEVLKFLGYDPRPQADTFPERIRQLRQGLGLSLEELAAKIGVDPSTIQKWERLGFRPRPRLFARLAKILSIPEPPEGAPLGDRLRARRLALGLTQAEAEAQIGVSQDTLSRWELGRIQPQGEKIRQTRSVLGIETSAAEP